The region CATGACTACCCTCCTTAGCACTTGCGGCCATGTGGGTTCAAGTAGGCTAAGTCAGCAGGCTCATGTTCTGACCATTAAATTGGGCTTTGATTTGGATCTTTTTGTGGGCAATGCCCTGATTTCAATGTATTTCAAGTGTGGCTGCAGAGGCtcctttttggtttttgaaaaaatgcCTGAACGTGATATAATCTCATGGAACTCAATGCTTGCTGGCTGTGCCCAAAATGGCCTTGGAAGAGAAGGCATTCAAATCTTTGAGCAGATGAAAGCGGAAAGAATTTTACCGAACCAGATCTCTTTCACGGGGCTCTTATGTGCTTGTAGCCATGCTGGTTTGGTTGATGAAGGGTGGCATTATTTCAATTCAATGAGCAAGGATTACAGACTCATGCCATTGGAAGGTCACTATGCCTGCATGGTGGACCTTCTTGGAAGAGCAGGCCACTTGGATGAAGCTAAAGAATTCATAGAAAACATGCCCATTGAACCAGATTCAGTGGTGTGGGCAGCACTTCTTGGTGCGTGCAGAATTCACCAGAATGTAGAACTTGGCAGAATGATTGCAGAAAAGCTGTTTCAAATGGAGCCACAGACTGCTGGAAATTATGTCTTGTTGTCAAACATATATGCATCTCGTGGCATGTGGAACGAAGTGGATGAGGTGAGAGAGTTGATGAGAGCTAGAGGTGTCACAAAATCACCAGGTTGCAGCTGGATTCAGATAAGGAACAAGTTGCATTCTTTTATCACTGGAGATAAGCACCATGAGCAGATTGTTGAGATACATGCACTCCTGAAGGAGCTGTATGTAAGACTGAAGTATGCAGGTTATGTGCCAGACACCCAATTTGTCCTGCATGATGTGGAAGAGGAGCAGAAAGAGAATGTGCTTCTCTATCACAGTGAGAAACTTGCCGTTGCCTATGGTCTATTGGCAACGTCTGATGGTACGCCACTACAGATAATGAAGAATCTCCGAATATGCGGAGATTGCCATAATTTCATGAGGTTTATGTCTAAAATAACCAAGAGAGAAATTGACATTAGGGATGGGAATAGATTCCATCATTTTAACGATGGAAACTGTTCTTGTGGGGATTACTGGTGATGCAGACAGATGAAATGAGGGAAAATACTTGTCATTCCCTGAGAATCATTGCTCTTACAATCACTTAGCAAAGCTATAGTTTGATTAGGACATCTGTGGATGGCGCCTGCCCTTGAGAGGTCATACAGGAATTTGAAGGCACGAATGTGATTGTGGTTGGAGTCTGCTTTAGCTTCGTCTGTAGAAACATGGTGCACAATATTGAACACATACGTATGTGTTTGTTGTTCATTAATCGGCAGGGTTGCTTTAAACCTTGATGGAATCAAGGAATCATCCAAAGTTAATCTGACTCACTGGACTTAAAACGGTTTCCAAATCCCGGATGCTTATATAATCAGTTGGAAATTAATTAGAGAATCACAGAAGAGGAGAAGATTTGttaatgttgttttcttttctgggTCAGCAATGAATTTTGACAAGAGTAAGAACTTTGAAAGATGTAGtttatatgtgtttttgtgtATAATAAAAGATGtagtttataactttatatgtGTAGAAGGgttacctcatctttattacAATCCTCTTTCTAagtttttaaatacatttatttgaATGCAGGTGTTAGTCTATCTCTTATAGTGAAGCGATTAACCCAATTACAAGATCATATAGTGAAAAGAGATTGACATGGCCGATAGCGGAAGCCTCGATCCCAGTTCGTTCAAAACGCCTTTCGCCTTCTCgattcatctccttctcttttccaaacccctagccaaggTCCCTACTCTGATGTCCTTCGAATCGCTGTCCTCGATTCGCCTCTCCTGCCCTCGCTCCCGCCGCCCAAAGTCGCCGCTATGCTGGTCCCCATTGGCCGTGAGTCAGATTGGATCTTCTGCACTGCCGCCGGCCACCTCCAGCTCCTCCTCACCTCCTCCTCCCAGGACCTGTTTCTATCTCGTTTAATTTTCATTGgaaaatttccaaattttagTTGTCCTCCAATGTCCTACACTCGACCTCAATCAGAACCTGACCTCTGCTCGCTCCAACATTTCCAAGAGGCGCTGTTTCCTCTCCTCCTCGCTCTCTGCCCCAAGGCCGCATTCAAGAATGGGGTCCCTGAGATCCCTTTTCTTTCCTACGAGGACAACGTGGTCCGGAGCGTTCTGGTTGACAGAATCGAAGGTCCTGTATCTGGAGAGATGCTTGTGGAGGATGTGGAGATTGATGTGTCTCCGGTGCCAGAGCTTCGGAGACGATTGCGGTTCAAAATGATGCCAAATTTGGTGCAAACTCAGGTGAGACTCATCCCTGATCCTTCAAAAGATGGTACTATCGGCCCTCAAAAGGGTTCTTTGGTGCAGCCCTATCTGGCGCCTATGGTGGCCGGTCTCTCACTGGTAGCTCCTTTCCTAGAAGAGAAAATCAAGTTAGGTTTGAGGCCACGGGCTCTTTGCCTTGGTGTTGGTGGAGGGACATTGCCTAtgtttttgcaatcaaaattaGACTTTGACATACTGGGAGTTGAGGCTGATCCGGTAGTTCTCAACATTGCAAGGCAGCATTTTGGTCTTGTTGAAGGTGAGTTCCTTCATGTTCACATCGGTGATGCAATTGGCTTTATAAAGAATGTTGCCCAGCAAGAAGATACTCTAAGACGAGGCTTGGAAAGGATGTCAGATCTAGTGGAAGGGTCTAGGATTGATTTTGATGTTATCATGGTGGATTTAGATGCTGGTGATGCTGTGAATGGTGCGAGCGCGCCACCTTCAGAGTTCGTCCAGAGGAGTGTTCTTTTAGCTGCAAAGATGGTTCTTCATGACCGTGGAATTATAGTCATTAATGTAATTCCTCAAAGCAAGGCGTTTTACAGTGAGTTGattcatgattttcatgaaGTTTTTGCTGAATTATATGAGATTGAGGTGGGAAATGGTGAGAATTATGTTCTTGTTGCCACTGTCACAAATGTTCAATTGAGTCGGAGTGGGAGTTGTGGCTCTTGGCTTCAAAAGCTGAAGCTTGTCATAGGCGAAAAACATATGAATTCtatcaataaaatatgatttgcCGCAAGCAATATATTGCCCAATGTTCCTCATGTCTTGTCTCTTTATCCTCATGAGTTTGTGAAACCAACAGAGAATTCAGCATAGGGCAACCAGTGTGATTGATGCATGCTTACTGCATGTTCATCAAGGGAGCTCAGCAGCTGGTACAGGTTAGAATTCTTTTCCCCTACAATAACCACAAACAAATCTGAGAAGGTATTGTGGGAAGGCCTGAGAGATCTAATCTGCATGATGTGCATTGGAGTTACAAACATGACATCTAATGACTTTGTTAGTTAGTTGTAAAAGCGGAAGAAACCCTGGGAAGTTATTGGTGCAATGCAATTGCTTGGAGATCTAGACTGCC is a window of Dioscorea cayenensis subsp. rotundata cultivar TDr96_F1 chromosome 5, TDr96_F1_v2_PseudoChromosome.rev07_lg8_w22 25.fasta, whole genome shotgun sequence DNA encoding:
- the LOC120260499 gene encoding eEF1A lysine and N-terminal methyltransferase-like, with protein sequence MLVPIGRESDWIFCTAAGHLQLLLTSSSQDLFLSRLIFIGKFPNFSCPPMSYTRPQSEPDLCSLQHFQEALFPLLLALCPKAAFKNGVPEIPFLSYEDNVVRSVLVDRIEGPVSGEMLVEDVEIDVSPVPELRRRLRFKMMPNLVQTQPYLAPMVAGLSLVAPFLEEKIKLGLRPRALCLGVGGGTLPMFLQSKLDFDILGVEADPVVLNIARQHFGLVEGEFLHVHIGDAIGFIKNVAQQEDTLRRGLERMSDLVEGSRIDFDVIMVDLDAGDAVNGASAPPSEFVQRSVLLAAKMVLHDRGIIVINVIPQSKAFYSELIHDFHEVFAELYEIEVGNGENYVLVATVTNVQLSRSGSCGSWLQKLKLVIGEKHMNSINKI